In a genomic window of Virgibacillus sp. SK37:
- a CDS encoding ribonuclease H-like YkuK family protein, which translates to MENDFSQHARFQNLQEDHMTFDQVFEHIVSFMRARPAGNYRLIVGTDSQIHPQKTIFITGIVIRNKGKGVWACIRKVTVPRKMLHLHERISYETSLSEEVVSLFTEERKRQLIDIVLPHIYQGASFTMEGHIDIGAGKKNKTRKFVQEMVTRLEATGVEPKIKPDAFVASSYANRYTK; encoded by the coding sequence ATGGAAAATGACTTTAGTCAACACGCTCGTTTTCAAAATCTGCAGGAAGATCATATGACGTTTGATCAGGTGTTTGAACATATTGTCAGCTTTATGCGTGCACGACCTGCCGGGAATTACCGTCTGATTGTCGGAACAGATTCCCAAATTCATCCACAGAAAACCATTTTCATTACAGGAATTGTCATCCGCAATAAAGGAAAAGGTGTGTGGGCATGTATACGAAAAGTAACTGTTCCACGGAAGATGCTGCATTTGCATGAGCGAATTTCCTATGAGACCTCATTATCAGAGGAGGTTGTCTCCCTCTTTACCGAAGAAAGAAAAAGGCAGCTTATCGATATTGTTCTCCCACATATTTACCAAGGAGCCTCTTTCACCATGGAAGGACATATCGATATCGGTGCTGGTAAAAAGAACAAAACAAGAAAATTCGTTCAGGAAATGGTAACTAGATTGGAAGCAACCGGTGTGGAGCCAAAAATTAAGCCT